In the genome of Zootoca vivipara chromosome 6, rZooViv1.1, whole genome shotgun sequence, the window gggagttgtaggccaaaacatctggagggccgcagtgtggggatgcctgttttagaccatcagtcctagccagcctGACAGACAGGGATGTGGTGAGAGTTGTAGGTAAAACATCAggattgggaaaggctgctgtagTATATGAACTGTttcacatacagtacatacatgatgtttatacagtatatgtcCCAACATCCTGATATGGAACCAAACTAGAAAATAGAGTGGTTTCACATAATACAGATTATGGGAGCACATATACAAAAGTATTTCAAGAATAGGCTTGCTTCATGCATTTGACTGGAGCTCTCTAGTGCTCTACATAATGGCAAGATCAATGCATATCATCATTCAATAAGAAAGATGCAGTGCACAGTTGATTCATAACATTCAAAGCAAAGTTGCAAACATTCATGCAAAAGACTATACAATGCTTGCAAGTATAAATCAGTGTCAGAAGAGCAgcaatcaaaacaaaaagcagaccTGCTGCCGCCATTTCTTGCTAACTAGGAATCCATTGCCACTTTCACTATCAATTTTAGATGACTCCCACAACACACTGCTTGAAcatgcactacagtggtacctcgggttgctgtcccaatctgttccggggtgccattcacaccctcgaaaagtccgcaacccgagcagcacttctgcgcatgcatgaaagTGTGATAAGAAtgtttctgcacatgtgcgaagcacacagaatgcttctgcgcatgcggcaaaacccggaagtaaacacttccaggtccgcagtgttcgtaacctggaaaaacgcaacccgcagcagacgcaacatgaggtatgactgtactcataTATTTTCATGTACTACACTACAAAAATTAGCAGCTCAACATAGATTCCTCTTACCCTGGCATGAGCTTCCTGCTGTCTAACAAAGCTATCAGCAGACAACCGGAGTTTCGCAATTCGAGTGTCCCAGGTATCCTTAACCAATGTTCGGATCTCATCTGCCTTTGGAATATTGTCCACAGCACTAATGGAGAAAGGAAAGTTTTCAGAATGGGTGAAGAACTTtacttcagtggtagagcatctgctttgcatgcaaatggtcccTGGCACCTCTAGATATTTTATAAGTATTTCAAAGTATTTCAAAACTACCTTCCACTATACCATCACAACATATTAAAACAGCACTACATATTCTAAAACTAATTAaaacatgttgggggggggactccttagagggaccctcccccagtcatcctgaccagcacttcgcccactgacagcactagcagtgggtcaggagaagggaatgaggaatggagtggggtggagagagggctctcagacgtgtcagagcctaggcaccgacccagttggccagagggggaaggacagcgcagtgaggtgccagagcctctgcaacgctccagccgaaggacgggagaaggaacgcagccccttccagcacacgaattgaggcgcgtgcccacacgcagggctagggggaggcgctttggggtgcccaggcttttatgctggccgaagagccggaagcagccattgccgggttctgaatcggactaggcagtcatgttttctgatatctctgcactgtaaataatatgcacaataaaactctgaaagacagagcggactggagcgtctttactcaagagtagctgcaacaatcccgaTATATatcatacatacagtggtgccttgcttaacgaatgccctgtaagacgaaattttcgcttaaaggatttttctagcggaggttgcctcgctagacgaattagttttacgaaaaaatcgtctagcgaatcacggtttcccataggaatgcattgaaattcaattaatgtgttcttatgggcaaaaaaaaaaattcaatgcattcctatgggattcgctaggtgaattttccgttataagaatagacccgtggaacgcattaaattcgtctaaagaggcaccactgtatgtccaatagcaccttagagaccaactaagtttgttctgggtgtaagcttttgtgtgcatgaacacttcttcagatacctgtgtgtgcatgtacacaaaagcttatacccagaacaaacttagttggtctctaaggtgctactggacaatttttttattttttaaatatttcgactacatcagaccaacatggctacctacctgaatctaaaacaTTAATGTGAAATAAGCAAGAtaagaaagccactgccagtcggtgcagaaaatactgagctaaatggaccagtggcatgactttttaaaagctaCTAAAGAACAATTGTCACTGTGTATGCTCATTTCATAAATTGCTGGACATAAGCAATATTCATCAGCTTCTAGCAGCAGTTGTTTATTTTCCCCATATCTGAAGCTGCAAAACACTGGATGAGTTGAATTCTACATTACAGCATATGAGAATATTGAACTCTGTGTCAACCTGGTTTTGAAGCTAAAGGTTACAGAAGAGAGATATAGTGCCATTACAACAAAAGTTAAGCAGACTAATAGACATAAACATCTGCATTTGATAAGCACTCTGGACAATGTTCATTTAATGTTCCCTCCTGGCTGTCATTCTTATATATAAAATTCCTCATCATCTAGATGAAATCTAACGTGACCCTAAATTGTTTGAATTGTTTGTTCATATTAGAACTGTCAACTAGAAATCTTGCCAGTGAGGATTCCTTTCATGGAATGATTTGGCTTTTAACTGTAAGCTACCCTGAGCTAGGCAAAAGCATTGGAATATCAGGATAcatttttgaaataaatcaataaacaCTCACTAGTTCAGCAACAACTTTGTTAATTCCATGTAGAATGGGCTAGGCATTGGAGTGAAAGTATCTTCCTTGCGCTCCTGATCCCGAATTTGCTCCAGTTTTTCTAGAAAGTGATCAAAAAGAGATATGGTATACAGTACAAAGAACTAGATGCTGTAATTTcctgcttccagcagaaataaatCCTGCAGGAACAACCACTTCATCAATACATTGCATCAAGAGGAGACAGCATTCCCATAGAGGAGCTTCAGAAATGAAAAGCTATTAACAGGAATTTGTTAGTCTAGCTAGCATGTGTCAAGTTCGGTAACAGTACTACTAGGGCTCCTAAAGGAATCAGCACCTCTATTGCAAAGCCATTCTCCATCAAGACTCAAAAAGCCTGGTGTGATAATAGCACAAAGCAAGTTAGGTAGAGTTGTGCTTAACATGAGCAATCATCTCACTGCTCTACACCTTTGTGAACAAACATATTGATTTGCCATGAAAACACACAAGTTAAGAACTTTAGAAACTGTAACGTTCAATCAAAAATTTTAAAACCTATGCTGAGATGCAGCGATAAATGTGGATGGATAGCCAGGTAAACAAATTGTAAAAGCAATTAAAGAtcttgtgggagacaggaggcaggcaggtgtgaaggactccctggtcctgaatggggtaactgtgcccctgaaggaccaggtgtgcagcctgggggccattttggactcacagctgtccatggaggcgcagttcaattctgtgtccagggcagctgtttatcagctccatctggtacgcaagctgagaccctacctgcctgtggactgtctcgccagagtggtgcatgctctaattatctctcgcttggactactgcaatgcactctatgtggggctacctttgaaggtgacccagaaactacaactaatccagaatgcggcagctagactggtgactgggagcggccgccaagaccacataacacctgtcttgaaagacctacattggctcccagtacgtttccgagcacaattcaaagtgttcgtgctgacccttaaacggcctcggttcagtatacatgaaggagcgtctccacccccccccatcattctgcccggacactgaggtccagtgctgagggccttctgggggttccctcgctgcgagaagccaagttacagggaaccaggcagagggccttctcggtaatggcacccgccctgtggaacgccctctcaccagatgtcaaagagaacaacaactacagtagtacctcgtaagacgaaaataatttgttccacgggtcatgCCGTCTTACAAAAATTTTCGTCTTGTGGAATCAAacggcagacggcaaaaaaaaagtcttgcgagacgcggccatagaaagcttcgtcttgcgaggcaacaaagaatcgctagacgctttcgtctagcgagtttttcgttgcgcaaggcattcgtcttgcaaggtaccactgtaccagacttttagaagacatctgaaggcagccctgtttagggaagcttttaatgtttaatagattattgtattttaatatccttccagaagccacccagagtagctggggcaaccctgccagatgggtggggtataaataataaattataattataattattattatcattattattattatcttctagCAATTGAGAACCAGTAACTTCAACTCAAGCAGCAAAGATCCAACTCCTGCAAGAGGCCACTCACAGTTAATAACTTACTTGCAGGTGATAGTTCTTACCTACATCCATCCATTCTGGAGGTATAAGTCGACACTTCTGTCTTTGCTTTAGGTTGATAGCCAGCCAGAGAGGCACATCCACAGGCAGCCCAGGATTAAAGGGACCCAAGTCCCCCTAAGTGAGACATTCAAAATGAggtacataagaagctgccttgtataaCTGTATCTACTGGTAGCTCAAGGACTTGACACTGCATTGGAGAAACTCTCCACTGTTTCATACATGAGTTTTTGCCAGCCCTGTCTAGAGATGCTTAGGAATAACACCTCAAACCTTTTGAATACAAAGCATGTATACCACCACAAGGAAAAGTCATAAGTTCTTTTTTGGCAATTCTAATCTCTTTATCTGCTTGTTTAGGCTTCATTTCTGGGAAGAAGTGACTAAGCTGAATTTTCAGGGAATAATTCAAAGCTATACTGTATTATACTTAAGCTGGTCAGTGGTCCATATAGCACAGCACGGTCtactgcaggagcagccaatgtgTTTCCATTCAGATATACAGTAGTTATATTATCAATGACCACAAATAGGTCATTCCCTCATTTCATCTGTGATTTTTAATTCTGTTTCTGTATGTTTATTCTTTAATATATTCAAAAGACACGACCATGTATGGAGGACTGCAGGAGAAACGGGAGCCAGGCAAAGTCATTATCAACATGTTCCCTGTCTCCCCTACAATACAATAAACTGTCTTGTGGGAATTTCTTTAAAGCCACCTTCAAAGGATTTTTATCctgaaatgtgggatataaataactgCAACACACATTATTACCCTACTGTAGCAAAAAGAGAATACTATATGTTTTGCAACACCCAAGTACAGTCTTGGGGAAAAGAAAGTACAcgctctttgaattctgtggttttacatgtcaggtcaaaataataatcatctgttccttagcaggtcttaaaattaggtgAATAAAATCTCAGATGAACAACAAAACATGACATATTACACCGtgtcattatttatttaacaaaaatcaAGTTAAAATGGAGAAGATGTGTGGAAAACTAGGTACTGTACACCCTTTCTGCTTCCATAGGAATTAAGAGGCTAAGTAGCAGACAGGTGCTGCTAATCAAATGCCCTTGCTTAACTGATCATCAGAAAATGTGATCAACTCTACAGCTTAGGTTTTAGCCATTTGCTGGTCTGGAACATTCAGGTGTGTTTTAACACAATGCCAAGGAGGGAAGACATCCCAATTCATGGCTCTTGCCCTGGCATATGAAGCCCGAAACAATCTGCAATCCCAAAATAAAAAGCACATCCTCCCTTATAAACCTGTCTTAAGATCTGCAGGAAAGCCCAGCAGGCAGTTTCACCATCCTGTTAAGCTTGTGGGGTGGTGGTACATGGAAGGAGCTTCTCTGGGGTGGCCTCCAAGTTGTGGAATGTACTCCTTTCAGAGCTTTAGAGCTGCATCCACCCCCAGCAAAGGTCAAGTTAAGTGTACCACTCACTCTGGAGTGTTGCTGATGGTTTTGTGTTTTGCGTTTACAATCTATTGGTGTTGTTATGCAGCACGATGCAGCTAGTGtgctgtttaaagcagtatgcAACTTTGTATTGGGACTGCATGGTGAAAAGTAAACTATAAATAAAGCTGTAACAGATTTATTAGTGCTGCAAGCCAACTTTGTCATATGCACAGACgacctgctgaaattaaaaaGGCAATAAATAGATGCAACTtggattcattaatttcaatgggtctactcttgagtagcacTTCGTTGACTACAACTCTGTCTTCCAAAGCAGCGTAAGGCTCACTTTTTATTGGTTAATATGATAATAAAGTTGACTCTTACTCAATTTCAAATTCTTAATTTTTTAAGCGTTGTTTCCATAAAGTGCTAAGAGTCGTGAGTTTTTTCATGGCGTCTTCCCTCTTTTCAAGAGCTGCCTGCGTTATTCAAAGGCGAGGTATAAGcagtaataaaaaaaacttaTCGGGTGTGCTTTTCCCCTGCCCTCTTTTTATTCGTTCGGGGTACTTATTAGCGGAATATATAGCACAACTACACCGTTAATAAAACATTACTATTAATTAACCGCAAGGGCTCGCCCACCGCTCCATTATTTCGTCTTTTAAACGCTGGTCTCCCATCCCACGCCGGCCGCCCCACTTCTTTCTTATCCCCTTTGCTTCCATCCCATACAGTAATGTTCTCTTCCTCACACTTCGACCTCGGTCGGCATTTCATGACTACCCGCCTCCGACGTCCCGCGAGCCGGGCTCCCTCCGCTGCCGACCCACCCCAATGAGGTAAATCCGGTCCATGCTGAAGTTGGGTATGATGGTGACCAGCTCCTGCTCGGCCAGGAACTCGGCCTCGGCGGGATCCATCGGAAGACGAAAAGAGGCGTCTTTGCAGAAGCTAGGCCTCAAAACCGCCCCAGGAGCACCGTGAGGGGAGACGGCGGAAGAAGCAAAAAGCGCGCCGCCTCAGCGCTCGCGACCACGAAACGCTGAGGTGACTACGTCTCTCATTGGTTGAGGAGGGAAAACAAGCCCCACCTACTACGCACTTTCCGTTGTTATAGGTAAGTGTCTCTCGCGCGCGCAAAGTTTCCTCTCCCCGTCTGAGGCAGtagagcctgcgattggccagaGAGCAAAAGCAAGGCCCCGCCTACCGCTTACGGTATGAAAAATCTCTGCCTCTTTTTTTTCGCGCGGTCATTCGCGCCCTGAGTTAAAGGAGCCCCTCATTGGTTAGTGTGGGAAAATAAGCACCGCCCACTACTCTATCTTCCTCATTTGAAAGGTTCTCGCGCGCACAATCCTCCCTTCTTGCCCCCGCCCCCCGGGTAGTGGCGCATGTCGCTCAGGCAACACATGAGCGCCGCCCGCCTACTCCCTACGATAGGAAAGTCTCCGACTTTTCTTTCCGCGCTCATTCCCTGCCTGAGGTATCAGCCCTGGAGCTGATTGGATACCAAGAGCAAGCCCCGTTCACTCCCAGCTGCTCCTTCCTATGAAAAGTCCTGGATATTCCACCCCCTCACTCGCAcgccactagggttgccagactcaatagaggacaggactcctgtgcctttaattgccgtgctctcttttgagtctgcaaaccttaaagagaaatcagcagaccctttgcttggaaattaaacaaagggtcttctggtttctctttaaggtttccagactcaaaagagagcagggca includes:
- the GINS2 gene encoding DNA replication complex GINS protein PSF2, which gives rise to MDPAEAEFLAEQELVTIIPNFSMDRIYLIGGDLGPFNPGLPVDVPLWLAINLKQRQKCRLIPPEWMDVEKLEQIRDQERKEDTFTPMPSPFYMELTKLLLNYAVDNIPKADEIRTLVKDTWDTRIAKLRLSADSFVRQQEAHARLDNLTLMEINTTGAFLTQALDHMYKLRTNLQPGESAQSQDF